The Pseudodesulfovibrio sp. zrk46 genome contains a region encoding:
- a CDS encoding DUF523 and DUF1722 domain-containing protein has translation MKSNEGKIRLGIAKCLLGEKVRYDGSQKLDRYLRDTLGQYVEWVPVCPEVETGMPIPREAVRLVGDLDSPRLVGRQSGEDWTDRMQTWGKKRLEQLQKDDLCGYVFKYGSPSSGMARVKVYNDKGMPRHDGRGMWAAMVMDAFPHLPFEDDGRLHDPRLRENFISRVFTLKRWRDIMAGGYSAGKLVEFHTRHKMLIMAHNVELYRAMGKLVAKAGEAGSDELFEDYFNTLFKALSYKHTVKKNVNVLEHAMGYFKKDLTSAEKAELLELFGQYKTGLVPLVVPVTMINHYVRKYDKEYLAKQYYLNPYPAELMLRNQV, from the coding sequence ATGAAGTCAAACGAAGGAAAGATCAGGCTCGGTATTGCGAAATGCCTGCTGGGCGAGAAGGTGCGTTACGACGGTTCGCAGAAGCTGGATCGTTATCTCCGTGATACTCTTGGTCAGTACGTGGAGTGGGTTCCCGTGTGTCCCGAAGTCGAAACGGGCATGCCCATCCCTCGGGAAGCGGTCAGACTGGTAGGCGATTTGGACTCGCCACGCCTAGTGGGACGGCAGTCTGGAGAGGATTGGACCGATCGCATGCAGACATGGGGCAAGAAACGCCTTGAACAGCTTCAGAAGGATGACTTGTGCGGTTATGTCTTCAAGTACGGCTCGCCATCGAGCGGTATGGCCCGTGTCAAAGTGTATAACGATAAAGGAATGCCCCGGCATGATGGGCGGGGAATGTGGGCCGCCATGGTCATGGATGCCTTCCCCCATCTTCCCTTTGAGGACGACGGCCGACTGCATGATCCCCGTCTTCGAGAGAATTTTATCTCCCGGGTGTTCACCCTCAAACGGTGGCGCGACATCATGGCTGGAGGATACTCGGCCGGAAAACTGGTTGAATTTCATACCCGTCACAAGATGCTGATCATGGCACACAATGTCGAGTTGTATCGTGCCATGGGCAAGCTCGTTGCCAAGGCTGGCGAAGCCGGGAGCGATGAACTCTTTGAGGACTATTTCAACACGCTTTTCAAGGCCCTTTCCTACAAGCACACGGTCAAGAAAAACGTCAATGTCCTCGAGCACGCAATGGGGTACTTCAAAAAGGACCTGACTTCGGCTGAAAAGGCTGAATTGCTTGAACTCTTCGGGCAATATAAGACCGGACTCGTTCCTCTCGTAGTGCCCGTCACCATGATCAATCACTACGTCAGGAAATATGACAAAGAGTATCTGGCCAAACAATATTATCTCAATCCGTATCCAGCGGAATTGATGTTGCGAAATCAAGTATAA
- a CDS encoding deoxyribodipyrimidine photo-lyase has product MVNKKRIFALNRKPLVSGPIIYWMSREQRVHDNWGLLHARELAGNDRPLVVAFCLAPAFLGATLRHYDFMFTGLEKVEQELADHGIPFVVLSGDPVKTLPQFARDLGAGAVVTDFDPVKIKQQWQGGIGQQLEVPLIEVDGHNVVPARVVSNKQEYAARTIRPKIHKLSHEFLEELPPLEPVTVGAPSFDPVDWQGVRQSMQVDRSVAPVNIRPGEKAGRDALSDFVHNRLLGYAEKRNDPNEEATSRLSAYFHFGQLAPQRAALDVAASGKGEDQASYLEELIVRRELSDNYCLHNPNYDSLQGAAPWALKTLNEHRDDPRDFIYTYEEFEQAKTHSGLWNAAQQQLLKTGFMHGYMRMFWAKKILEWSASPEDAHAIALRLNDRYQLDGRDPNGYVGVLWSVAGLHDRAWKTRSVYGSIRYMNENGCRRKFNVDEYCRTWL; this is encoded by the coding sequence ATGGTCAATAAGAAGAGAATCTTTGCGTTGAACCGGAAACCGCTTGTTTCCGGGCCGATAATCTACTGGATGAGCCGCGAACAACGGGTTCACGACAACTGGGGGTTGCTCCATGCGCGGGAACTGGCCGGGAACGACCGTCCTCTGGTCGTGGCCTTCTGCCTTGCTCCGGCATTTCTGGGGGCAACTCTCCGGCATTACGATTTCATGTTTACCGGCCTTGAAAAGGTCGAGCAAGAGCTTGCCGATCATGGCATTCCCTTTGTTGTTCTGTCCGGTGATCCGGTAAAAACGCTGCCCCAGTTCGCTCGCGATCTCGGCGCAGGTGCGGTGGTCACAGACTTTGATCCTGTGAAAATCAAGCAGCAGTGGCAGGGCGGCATCGGCCAGCAGTTGGAAGTGCCGCTCATTGAAGTGGACGGACACAATGTCGTTCCTGCACGAGTTGTCTCCAATAAGCAGGAATACGCTGCGCGGACCATTCGGCCCAAAATCCACAAGCTCAGTCACGAGTTTCTGGAGGAATTGCCCCCACTGGAGCCTGTAACGGTTGGGGCGCCCTCGTTCGACCCGGTTGATTGGCAGGGTGTGCGCCAGTCCATGCAGGTGGACCGAAGTGTTGCCCCGGTGAACATTCGGCCGGGTGAAAAGGCCGGGCGAGATGCCTTGTCTGACTTCGTGCATAACCGTTTGCTGGGGTATGCAGAGAAGAGAAATGACCCCAACGAAGAGGCCACGTCACGGCTGTCCGCATATTTTCACTTTGGCCAGCTCGCACCGCAACGGGCAGCATTGGATGTGGCTGCTTCCGGCAAGGGGGAAGATCAGGCGTCCTATCTTGAAGAATTGATCGTTCGTCGAGAACTTTCCGATAATTACTGTCTGCATAATCCGAATTACGATTCGTTGCAGGGTGCAGCCCCTTGGGCTTTGAAGACGCTGAATGAGCACCGGGATGATCCGCGGGATTTTATCTACACTTACGAGGAGTTCGAGCAGGCAAAGACTCATTCCGGTTTGTGGAATGCGGCCCAGCAGCAGCTCCTCAAAACAGGTTTCATGCACGGTTACATGCGGATGTTCTGGGCCAAGAAAATACTTGAATGGTCTGCTTCTCCTGAGGACGCTCACGCTATCGCCTTGAGGCTCAATGACCGCTACCAGCTCGACGGACGTGACCCCAACGGCTATGTCGGCGTGCTCTGGTCCGTGGCCGGGTTGCATGATCGGGCATGGAAAACGCGGTCTGTCTATGGCTCCATCCGGTACATGAACGAGAACGGGTGTCGGCGAAAGTTCAACGTGGACGAGTATTGCCGTACGTGGTTGTGA
- a CDS encoding PAS domain-containing sensor histidine kinase: MRYDVFTKWLLAICLLGLLAAPASFAGQGRKQVLYLNSYQNGYGWSDNILHGIRETFRKSPYMVDLQVEYMDAKKHPGPDNLEILKRLFTSKFSKTRFDAIIVSDNAAFQFIVQTHEELFPGVPVVFCGVNDLRPEVLKDLKGFSGVREELDIVYNLNLALKLDPNKERVVVVTDSSLSSRAIAAQIRAAIPEFKGRLTFEFWKDVPMDDLLERSRALPDNCLLFCVPFYVATEGQYLSAGDVLEALYRNSDAPIYGAWRFLLGHGVVGGRLLDGASQGRAAAAMVVENLDGKSTDGQFRRAKDDSPLVFDWKVLERFDLLEAPLPAGAEFINRPGRTYELEKSVVWSVVIFLFTLLCFSVMMTTSRQRAVRAEKELALSREMLRTIIDTIPQLIYWKDLKSRYVGVNRRFADFFGLGSVEEAKGKVNRDFITIEGFIDKGEKMDKQVMEHNTPVLNEVLTYERGDQRELHLEISKIPLYDDEGNISGVLTTAEDISSRVELERELIQSRKMEAVGTFVGGIAHDFNNLLTTVINSAELALMDADGQVADDVSRAKAAAEQGTQLVRQILSYARPSRQGAAFIDAADPVNEALDLVEAMLPDNTHLERDVQHDVGWGMADPAHLQQIVMNLCTNSQHAMRESGGTITVHLSVEKVMAGVISPGLAPGRMLRLKVHDNGPGIPPDMAERVFDPFYSTKERGEGTGLGLAIVQGIVHGHGGLVRLASYPGDTVFDILIPFAEGEAGPEESVEAVLEGVERILFVEDDKDQLSLVPRALTGLGYDVVPANGGQVALDIMASGENFDLVVTDFDLPGFHGVDLARTLRQLDPDLPVVLVSGGREAVAAAQSEPAVAKIVLKPYTGSSLAAAIRQVLDDTEV; encoded by the coding sequence ATGCGATACGACGTTTTTACCAAATGGCTGCTGGCTATCTGTTTGCTCGGCTTGCTCGCTGCTCCGGCTTCCTTTGCCGGACAGGGACGCAAGCAGGTGCTTTATCTGAACTCCTACCAGAACGGGTATGGGTGGTCGGATAATATCCTTCATGGAATCCGCGAGACCTTCCGCAAAAGTCCCTACATGGTGGACCTTCAGGTGGAGTATATGGATGCCAAGAAGCATCCCGGCCCGGATAATCTGGAAATCCTCAAGCGACTGTTTACCAGTAAATTCAGCAAGACACGCTTTGACGCCATCATTGTCTCCGATAACGCTGCTTTCCAGTTTATCGTGCAGACCCATGAGGAGCTATTCCCCGGCGTACCTGTTGTCTTTTGTGGCGTAAACGACCTGCGTCCTGAAGTGCTTAAAGACCTGAAGGGGTTCTCCGGCGTCAGGGAAGAGCTGGATATCGTCTACAATCTGAATTTGGCCCTCAAACTCGATCCTAACAAGGAGAGGGTGGTCGTGGTCACGGACAGCTCGCTGAGTTCTCGCGCCATCGCAGCCCAGATACGGGCGGCCATCCCGGAATTCAAAGGGCGCCTGACCTTCGAGTTCTGGAAAGACGTTCCCATGGACGATCTGCTGGAGCGGAGCCGCGCACTGCCTGATAACTGTCTGCTCTTTTGCGTACCTTTTTATGTGGCCACCGAGGGTCAGTACCTGTCGGCCGGTGATGTGCTGGAGGCGCTGTACAGAAACTCGGATGCCCCCATCTACGGGGCGTGGCGATTCCTGCTGGGCCACGGCGTTGTGGGTGGTCGTTTGCTGGATGGTGCCAGTCAGGGACGCGCGGCCGCAGCCATGGTCGTGGAGAACCTGGATGGAAAATCCACTGACGGTCAGTTCCGTCGAGCCAAGGATGATTCACCCCTCGTTTTTGACTGGAAGGTCTTGGAGCGGTTCGATCTGCTTGAGGCCCCACTGCCTGCAGGAGCGGAGTTTATCAATCGCCCGGGGCGCACCTACGAGTTGGAGAAGTCGGTCGTCTGGTCTGTTGTCATTTTCCTGTTCACGCTCCTCTGTTTCTCCGTGATGATGACCACCAGCCGCCAGCGGGCCGTGCGCGCCGAAAAGGAGCTGGCCCTGTCTCGCGAGATGCTGCGCACCATCATCGATACCATCCCACAGCTTATTTACTGGAAGGACCTCAAGAGCCGGTATGTGGGTGTGAACCGACGTTTCGCAGACTTCTTCGGCCTGGGCAGCGTGGAAGAGGCCAAGGGCAAGGTGAACCGCGATTTCATCACCATTGAGGGCTTCATCGACAAGGGCGAGAAGATGGATAAGCAGGTCATGGAGCACAACACCCCCGTGCTCAATGAAGTCCTGACCTATGAGCGGGGCGATCAACGCGAACTTCATTTGGAGATCAGCAAGATTCCCCTTTACGATGACGAAGGGAATATTTCCGGTGTCCTGACGACGGCAGAAGACATATCCTCCCGCGTGGAGTTGGAGCGTGAGCTGATCCAGTCGCGCAAGATGGAGGCCGTGGGAACCTTTGTGGGCGGCATTGCCCATGACTTCAACAATCTGCTGACCACGGTCATCAACTCGGCCGAGCTCGCCCTCATGGACGCCGATGGTCAGGTGGCCGATGATGTGTCTCGTGCCAAGGCCGCGGCTGAGCAGGGCACCCAGTTGGTGCGCCAAATTCTTTCCTATGCCCGCCCGTCCCGGCAGGGGGCGGCCTTCATTGATGCCGCCGATCCTGTGAACGAGGCTCTGGATCTGGTGGAAGCCATGCTGCCGGATAACACCCATCTGGAGCGCGACGTACAGCATGATGTGGGCTGGGGCATGGCCGACCCTGCACACCTGCAGCAGATCGTCATGAACCTGTGTACCAACAGTCAGCATGCCATGCGCGAGAGTGGTGGCACCATTACCGTTCATCTCTCTGTGGAGAAGGTGATGGCCGGTGTCATCTCCCCTGGCCTGGCTCCCGGGCGCATGCTCCGGCTCAAGGTTCACGATAATGGTCCGGGCATCCCGCCTGATATGGCGGAGCGGGTGTTCGATCCTTTTTATTCCACCAAGGAGCGTGGCGAAGGAACCGGTTTGGGGCTGGCCATCGTGCAAGGCATTGTGCACGGCCATGGCGGGCTTGTCAGACTGGCCAGCTACCCCGGCGATACGGTGTTCGACATCCTCATTCCCTTTGCTGAAGGGGAGGCTGGACCGGAAGAGTCTGTCGAGGCTGTTTTAGAAGGCGTGGAGCGCATCCTGTTCGTGGAGGATGACAAGGATCAGCTTTCGCTCGTGCCGCGCGCCCTGACCGGGTTGGGGTATGATGTGGTCCCGGCCAACGGTGGGCAGGTTGCCTTGGATATTATGGCCTCGGGAGAGAATTTTGATCTGGTGGTGACAGATTTTGACCTTCCGGGCTTCCACGGCGTTGATCTGGCACGTACTTTGCGTCAGCTCGACCCTGATCTGCCGGTCGTTCTGGTTTCAGGCGGACGCGAGGCCGTAGCCGCTGCGCAAAGCGAGCCCGCCGTTGCGAAGATTGTGCTCAAGCCCTATACGGGCTCCTCGCTGGCAGCCGCCATCCGGCAGGTACTGGACGATACCGAAGTTTAA
- a CDS encoding sigma-54 dependent transcriptional regulator — protein MANVLIIDDDAHLNETMVRIMARLQLEADSVRTLAEARRALEQNDYELVFLDVRLPDGNGLEALPTILEAASRPEVVILTGKGDPDGAELAIQAGAWDYLLKPSSVKQTMLCAERALKYHRQKMSTAPSETIDLSNIVGVSAKMEACYEQISLAARSDSNVLITGETGTGKELVAQTIHHNSQRKNGEFVPVDCASLNKGLVESVLFGHKRGAFTGAERDRIGLVRVADRGTLFLDEVGDMDLSIQKTFLRVLQERTFRPVGDSKETSSNFRLIAATNRDLDEDVAQEVFRKDLLYRLKTIHIKLPSLREREGDIRLLAMFRVNQLARQYGRKVTLAPETFEALASYDWPGNVRELFAAMETAFIKADGASQIIPRHLSSRMRIAATRAQVAMAEPEENQVAPVAVSNMPGLGSEAPGMQAVEAGTSLKGFKTDMERHYLESLWAFTDGDIKRMVSISGCSQSHLYSLLKKAGISLK, from the coding sequence ATGGCAAACGTACTGATCATCGACGACGACGCTCATCTCAATGAGACCATGGTCCGCATCATGGCCCGGCTCCAGTTGGAGGCGGATTCGGTGCGGACATTGGCCGAGGCCCGGCGGGCGCTTGAGCAGAATGATTATGAGCTGGTTTTTCTCGATGTGCGTTTACCGGATGGCAACGGGCTCGAAGCCCTGCCTACCATTCTGGAGGCTGCGTCCCGCCCGGAGGTGGTTATCCTTACAGGCAAAGGCGATCCGGATGGTGCCGAGCTCGCCATTCAGGCCGGTGCGTGGGATTATCTGCTCAAGCCTTCGTCTGTTAAGCAGACCATGCTGTGCGCCGAGCGCGCCCTGAAATACCACCGCCAGAAGATGTCCACGGCACCGTCTGAGACCATCGACCTGAGCAATATCGTTGGTGTTAGCGCCAAGATGGAAGCGTGTTACGAGCAGATCAGCCTTGCCGCCCGCTCTGACTCCAACGTGCTTATTACCGGTGAGACCGGTACGGGTAAGGAGTTGGTGGCCCAGACTATTCATCACAACAGTCAGCGCAAGAACGGCGAGTTTGTCCCTGTAGACTGTGCCTCCCTGAACAAGGGGTTGGTGGAGAGTGTCCTCTTTGGCCACAAGCGCGGGGCATTCACCGGGGCCGAGCGTGACCGCATCGGGCTGGTGCGTGTGGCGGATCGTGGCACCCTGTTCCTCGATGAAGTGGGGGATATGGACCTTTCCATTCAGAAAACGTTTTTGCGCGTGTTACAGGAGCGCACCTTCCGGCCAGTGGGTGACAGTAAGGAGACCTCCAGTAACTTCCGTCTCATCGCTGCCACCAACCGTGATCTCGATGAGGACGTAGCGCAGGAAGTGTTCCGAAAGGACCTGCTGTACCGACTCAAGACCATTCACATCAAGTTGCCTTCCCTGCGCGAGCGGGAAGGGGATATCCGGTTGCTGGCCATGTTCCGGGTCAACCAATTGGCGCGGCAGTATGGTCGCAAGGTGACATTGGCTCCGGAGACATTTGAAGCCCTTGCTTCGTATGATTGGCCCGGTAACGTGCGTGAACTCTTTGCCGCCATGGAGACCGCCTTCATCAAGGCTGACGGTGCTTCCCAGATCATTCCGCGTCACCTCTCTTCGCGGATGCGTATAGCCGCTACCCGTGCTCAGGTCGCAATGGCAGAACCTGAGGAAAATCAGGTCGCACCTGTGGCTGTATCCAATATGCCTGGACTCGGCTCCGAAGCTCCGGGCATGCAGGCCGTGGAAGCCGGCACCTCCCTCAAGGGGTTCAAAACCGACATGGAGCGTCATTATCTTGAAAGCCTGTGGGCGTTTACGGATGGCGACATCAAGCGCATGGTCTCCATCTCTGGGTGCTCCCAGTCGCATTTGTATTCCTTGCTGAAAAAAGCAGGCATTTCACTAAAGTAG
- a CDS encoding hybrid sensor histidine kinase/response regulator translates to MNFIEIKGTVRRKLMYLVVLATLPMFGALLWINIQQRNNDVRIAESETEIFVRGFSEVQERTTDSTRNLLRTVSAMSEIRNGDAEGARRVLSTLLKANPIYTNVILVDAKGDVVAMGKGKNKGFNFADRKQFKDAMRTGKFSHGEYVVGKASNKSIFPFGMPVFDENGKPNGAIIIGVNLGHYKELFEKAALPKGAFMGLSDHKGIRLFRYPYLDDDSIGVPIRQAVFEAAHKAQAPGSVHAKATDGLDRIVAFEPIRLTPDSPPYMYMFVGLDRAQVLEQADRQLFNSVIVSAFSLCLALSMAWILGWRTIVSQLERLTYAARKLGEGKDVSSGVDYEDGEIGQLAHTFDDMAMLLRKRENDLHDAKEAAESANMAKDEFLANISHEVRTPLNGVMGMLQLLRETRVDSEQQSFLSTALHSSRNLLRVLNDLLDFIKVGAGKLELFEEPFELEELVRQSVDLFRLQVEEKDIVLKYHISEAAEGQYMGDVGRIRQILFNLIGNAIKFTESGSIEVQVFTLPHPSEDRVRLFFSIEDSGIGIPDDKIECIFDAFTQVDGSLSRGHQGTGLGLPIVKKLVNLMGGTCVIESELGSGTNVMFCVLVVKVTPLSSGIYQERVVASNGPLNILLVEDEKVNRVMAQRLLEKMGHHVICAENGEEGLARLDEGDFDLVFMDIQMPVMDGLEAVRRIRTDAKYAHLADIPIVALSAHAAEEHIRKAREVGMNDYVTKPFEKATLEELLATIVRRSRDS, encoded by the coding sequence TTGAATTTCATTGAGATAAAAGGAACAGTTCGCCGGAAACTCATGTACCTCGTCGTATTGGCGACGTTGCCCATGTTCGGTGCTCTTTTGTGGATCAATATCCAGCAGCGCAATAACGATGTACGCATTGCTGAGAGCGAGACTGAGATTTTTGTCCGCGGCTTTAGTGAGGTGCAGGAGCGCACCACCGATTCCACGCGCAACCTGCTTCGAACCGTTTCTGCCATGTCCGAAATTCGAAATGGCGACGCGGAAGGGGCCAGGCGAGTCCTCTCCACGCTCCTTAAGGCCAACCCCATCTATACCAATGTGATCCTTGTGGATGCCAAAGGCGACGTGGTCGCCATGGGCAAGGGCAAAAACAAGGGTTTTAATTTTGCCGATCGCAAACAGTTCAAGGATGCCATGCGTACCGGCAAGTTCTCCCACGGCGAATACGTGGTGGGCAAGGCCTCGAATAAATCCATCTTCCCTTTCGGGATGCCCGTCTTTGATGAAAATGGAAAGCCTAACGGAGCCATAATCATTGGCGTGAATCTGGGGCATTACAAAGAACTGTTTGAGAAAGCTGCTCTTCCCAAGGGTGCCTTCATGGGGTTGAGCGATCACAAAGGCATACGACTGTTCCGTTACCCCTACCTGGATGATGATTCCATCGGCGTTCCTATCAGGCAGGCTGTGTTCGAGGCCGCGCATAAAGCCCAGGCTCCGGGTAGTGTCCATGCAAAGGCCACTGACGGCCTTGACCGCATCGTGGCTTTCGAGCCGATCCGGCTTACACCTGACAGTCCGCCTTATATGTACATGTTTGTGGGGTTGGATAGGGCACAGGTGCTGGAGCAGGCAGACCGGCAGTTGTTCAACAGTGTCATTGTGAGTGCCTTTTCCCTTTGTCTCGCTCTGTCAATGGCGTGGATACTTGGTTGGCGTACTATCGTCAGCCAGTTGGAACGTTTGACCTATGCCGCCCGTAAACTTGGTGAAGGCAAAGACGTTTCCAGCGGTGTCGACTATGAAGACGGTGAGATCGGTCAGTTGGCGCACACATTTGATGACATGGCCATGCTGTTGCGTAAGCGCGAAAATGATTTGCACGACGCCAAGGAAGCTGCGGAATCTGCCAACATGGCCAAGGATGAATTCCTGGCCAATATCAGCCATGAGGTCCGGACTCCGCTCAATGGTGTAATGGGTATGCTCCAACTCTTGCGAGAGACCCGGGTAGACAGCGAACAACAGTCCTTCCTTTCTACGGCTCTCCATTCCTCTCGCAATCTTTTGCGGGTGCTCAATGATTTGCTGGACTTCATCAAGGTGGGAGCCGGCAAACTGGAACTGTTCGAAGAGCCTTTTGAGCTGGAAGAGCTGGTGCGCCAGAGTGTGGATTTGTTCCGCCTTCAGGTAGAAGAGAAAGATATCGTCCTCAAGTATCATATCAGTGAGGCTGCCGAAGGGCAGTATATGGGTGATGTAGGGCGCATCCGTCAGATCCTTTTCAATCTCATCGGTAATGCGATCAAATTTACCGAATCTGGATCCATTGAGGTACAGGTCTTCACGCTCCCACATCCATCTGAGGATAGGGTTCGTCTCTTTTTCTCCATAGAGGATTCCGGCATCGGCATTCCGGATGACAAGATTGAATGCATCTTTGACGCTTTCACTCAGGTGGATGGCTCTCTTTCCAGAGGGCATCAAGGAACAGGGCTTGGGCTGCCCATCGTAAAGAAGCTGGTGAACCTCATGGGAGGAACCTGCGTCATCGAGAGTGAGCTGGGATCAGGCACCAATGTCATGTTTTGTGTGTTGGTGGTGAAAGTGACCCCCCTTTCCAGTGGCATTTATCAAGAAAGGGTCGTCGCTTCCAACGGCCCCCTCAATATCCTTCTGGTGGAGGATGAGAAGGTCAATCGCGTCATGGCCCAACGCCTGCTGGAAAAAATGGGACACCATGTGATCTGTGCAGAAAACGGCGAAGAGGGATTGGCCCGGTTGGACGAGGGAGACTTCGATCTGGTCTTCATGGATATTCAGATGCCGGTCATGGATGGATTGGAGGCTGTGCGACGTATTCGGACGGATGCCAAGTATGCTCATCTGGCAGATATACCTATTGTGGCGCTTTCCGCCCACGCTGCCGAAGAACACATCCGAAAGGCTCGCGAAGTGGGAATGAACGACTATGTGACCAAGCCTTTTGAAAAGGCCACTCTGGAAGAACTGTTGGCGACCATTGTTCGTCGATCTCGTGATTCCTGA